In a genomic window of Microterricola viridarii:
- the purF gene encoding amidophosphoribosyltransferase: MASGDGLLNHDLLPGEKGPQDACGVFGVWAPGEEVAKLSYFGLYALQHRGQESAGIATSDGSKILIYKDMGLVSQVFNETALNTLTGHIAVGHTRYSTTGSSSWQNAQPTLGRTSTGTVALGHNGNLTNTAELLELVHERYPETDGELRRGNTTDTAVVTALLTGDTNHTLEQTALEVLPRLRGAYCLVFMDEHTLYAARDPQGVRPLVLGRLDRGWVVASETAALDIVGAAFVREVEPGELITIDEDGLRSQRFAESKPAGCVFEYVYLARPDTAIAGRGVHEARVEMGRRLAAEHPVEADLVIPTPESGTPAAIGYAQASGIPFGQGLVKNSYVGRTFIQPSQTIRQRGIKLKLNPLKEVIKGKRLIVVDDSIVRGNTQRALVSMLREAGAAEVHVRISSPPITWPCFYGIDFATKAELVASGLGVDEVRQSIGADSLGYLSEDGMIEATEQPRERLCTACFTGKYPIPLPQSQHLGKNLLERPVASNGCEPGPDAEFESVLEVGMPLVIGDPGRQE; this comes from the coding sequence TTGGCCAGCGGCGACGGACTTCTCAACCATGATCTGCTCCCCGGCGAGAAGGGACCACAGGATGCCTGCGGTGTCTTCGGCGTCTGGGCTCCCGGCGAGGAGGTGGCCAAGCTCAGCTACTTCGGGCTCTACGCGCTGCAACACCGCGGCCAGGAGTCAGCCGGCATCGCGACCAGCGATGGCAGCAAGATCCTCATCTACAAGGACATGGGCCTTGTCTCGCAGGTCTTCAACGAGACCGCGCTGAACACCCTCACCGGCCACATCGCCGTCGGGCACACGCGCTACTCGACCACCGGGTCCTCCAGCTGGCAGAACGCGCAGCCGACGCTCGGCCGCACCTCGACCGGCACCGTCGCCCTCGGCCACAACGGCAACCTCACCAACACGGCCGAGCTGCTCGAACTGGTGCACGAGCGCTACCCGGAGACGGATGGCGAGCTGCGCCGCGGCAACACGACCGACACCGCCGTCGTCACCGCGCTGCTGACCGGCGACACGAACCACACGCTCGAGCAGACCGCCCTCGAGGTGCTGCCGCGCCTGCGCGGCGCCTACTGCCTCGTCTTCATGGACGAGCACACCCTCTACGCCGCCCGCGACCCGCAGGGCGTGCGCCCGCTGGTGCTCGGCCGTCTCGACCGCGGCTGGGTCGTGGCATCCGAGACCGCCGCCCTCGACATCGTCGGCGCCGCCTTCGTGCGCGAGGTGGAGCCGGGCGAGCTGATCACCATCGACGAGGACGGCCTGCGCTCGCAGCGCTTCGCCGAGTCCAAGCCGGCCGGATGCGTGTTCGAGTACGTCTACCTGGCGCGCCCCGACACCGCGATCGCCGGCCGCGGCGTGCACGAGGCCCGCGTCGAGATGGGCCGCCGCCTCGCCGCGGAGCACCCCGTCGAGGCCGACCTCGTCATCCCCACCCCCGAGTCGGGTACCCCCGCCGCCATCGGCTACGCCCAGGCCAGCGGCATCCCGTTCGGCCAGGGCCTGGTCAAGAACTCCTACGTCGGCCGCACCTTCATCCAGCCGTCGCAGACCATTCGCCAGCGCGGCATCAAGCTCAAGCTGAACCCGCTGAAAGAGGTCATCAAGGGCAAGCGCCTCATCGTGGTGGACGACTCGATCGTGCGCGGCAACACGCAGCGCGCCCTCGTCTCGATGCTGCGCGAGGCCGGCGCCGCCGAGGTGCACGTGCGCATCTCCAGCCCGCCCATCACCTGGCCCTGCTTCTACGGAATCGACTTCGCCACCAAGGCCGAGCTCGTCGCCTCCGGCCTCGGCGTCGACGAGGTGCGCCAGTCGATCGGCGCCGACTCGCTCGGCTACCTCTCCGAGGACGGCATGATCGAGGCCACCGAGCAGCCGCGCGAGCGCCTCTGCACCGCCTGCTTCACCGGCAAGTACCCGATCCCGCTGCCCCAGTCGCAGCACCTCGGCAAGAACCTGCTCGAGCGCCCCGTCGCCTCGAACGGCTGCGAGCCGGGCCCGGATGCCGAGTTCGAGAGCGTGCTCGAGGTGGGCATGCCCCTCGTCATCGGCGACCCCGGCCGCCAGGAATAG
- the purM gene encoding phosphoribosylformylglycinamidine cyclo-ligase codes for MTENSYAAAGVDTAAGDLAVELMKAAVSKTHGPNVLGGVGGFAGLFDVSFLTAYKRPLLATSTDGVGTKVAIAQALDKHDTIGQDLVGMVVDDIIVVGAKPIFMTDYIACGKVVPARIASIVEGIAKACSATGTALVGGETAEHPGLLGPDDYDVAGAAVGVVEGDAVLGADRVQHGDVVIAMASSGIHSNGFSLVRHILAQNKIGYTDHSNEFGGVVGEVLLEPTRLYTGPLVSVLEDPALAGSVHSLSHVTGGGIAANLARVLPVGSWVEVDRASWSPNSVFRVLSDLAGTSLESAEGTWNLGIGMFAVVAADSASSVIAKLESEGIHSWVAGRVSTTPRDFTGFEQGAKGVDGGAVRLVGSYAA; via the coding sequence GTGACCGAGAATTCTTACGCCGCAGCAGGCGTCGACACAGCAGCCGGCGACCTTGCGGTCGAACTCATGAAGGCGGCCGTCTCCAAGACGCACGGCCCGAACGTCCTGGGTGGTGTCGGCGGCTTCGCCGGCCTCTTCGACGTGTCATTCCTCACCGCGTACAAGCGGCCCCTGCTGGCCACCTCGACCGACGGCGTCGGCACCAAGGTCGCCATCGCGCAGGCCCTCGACAAGCACGACACCATCGGCCAGGACCTGGTCGGCATGGTCGTCGACGACATCATCGTGGTGGGTGCCAAGCCCATCTTCATGACCGACTACATCGCCTGCGGCAAGGTCGTCCCCGCCCGCATCGCCTCGATCGTCGAGGGCATTGCCAAGGCCTGCTCCGCCACCGGCACCGCGCTCGTCGGCGGCGAGACCGCCGAGCACCCCGGCCTCCTCGGCCCGGACGACTACGACGTGGCCGGCGCCGCCGTCGGCGTCGTCGAGGGTGACGCCGTGCTCGGCGCCGACCGGGTGCAGCACGGCGACGTCGTCATCGCCATGGCCTCCTCCGGCATCCACTCCAACGGCTTCTCGCTGGTGCGCCACATCCTCGCCCAGAACAAGATCGGCTACACCGACCACTCCAACGAGTTCGGCGGCGTCGTCGGCGAGGTGCTCCTCGAGCCGACCCGCCTCTACACCGGCCCGCTCGTCAGCGTGCTCGAAGACCCGGCCCTCGCCGGCAGCGTGCACTCCCTCAGCCACGTCACCGGCGGTGGCATCGCCGCCAACCTCGCCCGCGTGCTGCCGGTCGGCTCCTGGGTCGAGGTGGACCGCGCCAGCTGGTCGCCGAACAGCGTGTTCCGCGTGCTGAGCGACCTCGCCGGCACCAGCCTGGAGAGCGCCGAGGGCACCTGGAACCTCGGCATCGGCATGTTCGCCGTCGTGGCCGCGGATTCCGCCTCCAGCGTCATCGCCAAGCTCGAGTCCGAGGGCATCCACTCCTGGGTCGCCGGCCGTGTCTCGACGACGCCGCGTGACTTCACCGGTTTCGAGCAGGGCGCCAAGGGCGTCGACGGCGGCGCCGTGCGCCTGGTCGGCAGCTACGCCGCCTAG
- a CDS encoding DUF3073 domain-containing protein, translating into MGRGRQKAKHTKVARELKYFSPDTNYGALERELTHSGDVRPGGDRLDEDLAKWPEYEATPYEDTYATEDEQKRA; encoded by the coding sequence ATGGGGCGCGGCCGTCAAAAAGCAAAGCACACCAAGGTAGCCCGTGAGCTGAAGTACTTCAGCCCCGACACCAACTACGGTGCTCTCGAACGCGAACTCACGCATAGTGGTGATGTTCGACCTGGTGGGGATCGTCTCGACGAAGACCTCGCCAAGTGGCCTGAGTATGAGGCCACACCGTACGAGGACACCTACGCGACCGAAGACGAGCAGAAGCGCGCTTAG
- a CDS encoding NAD(P)-binding domain-containing protein, whose translation MRFDRDVPVVVIGSGQAGLAVSYYLRRFDLVAGQDFVVLDRGPDAGGAWQHRWPSLRLGSAHRVHDLPGMAELDLSFDTAARDVPARDIVADYYRRYEEHFQLHVERPVTVRSVVNSGADLVVHTDRGSIGTRFVVNATGTWGAPFIPHYPGVMDFAGRHLHTADYVSAEDFRDKNVIVVGGGTSAIGFMLELEGVASGLTWVARRPIDWLDSEQLDVEGAAEAVAAQDRAARAGQALPSIVSGTGVPKTRRIAAGIHRGLLVAKPMFSVLEPGGARWADGSVVPADAIIWATGFRPELRHLAPLKLREAAGGVTVGSGASWTDPRIFLAGYGPQASTIGASRAGRTIARQIMALL comes from the coding sequence ATGAGATTCGACCGTGATGTGCCGGTCGTTGTCATCGGATCTGGGCAGGCCGGGCTGGCCGTTTCCTACTACCTGCGCCGCTTCGATTTGGTGGCCGGGCAGGACTTCGTGGTCCTGGACCGGGGGCCAGACGCCGGCGGCGCCTGGCAGCACCGGTGGCCAAGCCTGCGGCTCGGCTCCGCCCACCGTGTTCACGATCTGCCCGGGATGGCCGAGCTCGACCTGAGCTTCGACACCGCCGCGCGGGACGTGCCGGCCCGCGATATCGTCGCCGACTACTACCGGCGCTACGAGGAGCACTTCCAGCTGCACGTCGAGCGGCCCGTCACCGTGCGCTCGGTCGTGAACAGCGGGGCGGACCTAGTGGTGCACACCGACAGGGGCTCCATCGGCACGCGCTTCGTCGTGAACGCGACGGGCACCTGGGGTGCCCCATTCATCCCGCACTACCCGGGGGTGATGGATTTCGCCGGGCGCCATCTGCACACCGCGGACTACGTCTCGGCCGAGGACTTCCGCGACAAGAACGTCATCGTCGTCGGCGGCGGCACCTCGGCGATCGGATTCATGCTCGAGCTGGAGGGTGTGGCGTCCGGCCTCACCTGGGTGGCGCGCCGGCCGATCGACTGGCTCGACAGCGAGCAGCTCGACGTGGAGGGGGCGGCCGAGGCGGTCGCCGCGCAAGACAGGGCGGCGCGGGCGGGGCAGGCGCTGCCGAGCATCGTCAGCGGCACCGGCGTGCCCAAGACCCGGCGCATCGCGGCCGGCATCCACCGCGGCCTGCTCGTGGCCAAGCCGATGTTCAGCGTGCTCGAGCCCGGCGGCGCCCGCTGGGCCGACGGCAGCGTCGTCCCGGCCGACGCGATCATCTGGGCGACGGGCTTCCGGCCGGAGCTGCGTCACCTCGCGCCGCTGAAGCTGCGCGAGGCCGCGGGCGGCGTGACCGTGGGCTCCGGGGCCTCGTGGACCGACCCGCGCATCTTCCTCGCCGGCTACGGCCCGCAGGCGTCCACGATCGGCGCCAGCAGGGCGGGCCGCACGATCGCCCGCCAGATCATGGCGCTGCTCTAG
- a CDS encoding APC family permease has protein sequence MTKDLPSIPAEPRSAKHWIIGDPLPSEKLEGQLLPKHLALPIFASDPLSSVAYAPQELLMILMIGGLAFLSFAPWVALAVVVLLVTVVASYRQLIKAYPSGGGDYEVASRNLGEKSGLVVASALLVDYVMTVVVSVASGVDNIISAIPELNPFRVELAVVFVIILAAVNLRGVSESSKAFAIPTYLFISSVALMIVVGLARTLLGDAPVAESAGYAVQAEQLTQAAVILLLLRSFASGCSALTGVEAISNGVPAFRAPKIKNAQRTLVLMGGIAIALFAGLTTLALITQVHYAESACNLIGFVDCETKPQRSLMAQVAAATFGNNTILFFIIQAATALVLLLAANTAFNGFPLLGSVLAKDGYAPKSLSTRGDRLIYSNGVLLLALAAIVILAVFQANLTVLIQLYIIGVFVSFTLGQTGMVVHWLRALKQPKPDRGAIWRGLTINALGAVMTAVVLLVVTITKFTHGAWLVFLMMPVLFLLMLGVNRYYRDVAREIEVDPTTMFGSQGDHAIVLVGNMQKPVLKALDYAIAARHESLEAVHVSIDDEQTRQLKKDWVRMNIQVPLRVISSPYRDISHPLIQYVKSRREEHGSEVTTIYMPQYIVGHWWEGLLHNHKARRVRQKLMLVHGVTIALVPWLLDSSELIYGRRSRPVPGQDRRGEPVRPVRPVQRKPIAPASGTTTRNRPPRNKR, from the coding sequence GTGACGAAAGACCTCCCCTCAATACCTGCGGAACCGCGTTCCGCAAAACACTGGATCATCGGGGATCCTCTCCCCAGCGAGAAGCTCGAAGGACAGCTGCTGCCCAAGCACCTCGCCCTGCCGATCTTTGCCAGCGACCCGCTCTCCTCCGTGGCGTACGCGCCGCAGGAGCTGCTGATGATCCTGATGATCGGTGGCCTCGCCTTCCTCAGCTTCGCCCCCTGGGTGGCCCTCGCCGTCGTCGTGCTGCTCGTCACCGTCGTCGCCAGCTACCGCCAGCTGATCAAGGCGTACCCGTCCGGCGGCGGCGACTACGAGGTGGCCAGCCGCAACCTCGGCGAGAAGTCCGGCCTCGTCGTGGCATCCGCCCTGCTCGTCGACTACGTCATGACCGTCGTCGTCTCGGTGGCCTCCGGCGTCGACAACATCATCTCGGCCATTCCAGAGCTCAACCCGTTCCGCGTCGAGCTGGCGGTCGTCTTCGTCATCATCCTCGCCGCGGTCAACCTGCGCGGTGTCAGCGAGTCGAGCAAGGCGTTCGCCATCCCCACCTACCTCTTCATCAGCAGTGTCGCGTTGATGATCGTCGTTGGCCTCGCCCGCACCCTGCTCGGCGATGCCCCGGTCGCCGAGTCGGCCGGCTATGCCGTGCAGGCCGAGCAGCTGACCCAGGCCGCCGTCATCCTGCTGCTGCTGCGCTCCTTCGCCAGCGGATGCAGTGCGCTCACCGGCGTGGAGGCCATCTCGAACGGCGTGCCGGCGTTCCGGGCGCCCAAGATCAAGAACGCCCAGCGCACGCTCGTGTTGATGGGCGGCATCGCGATCGCGCTGTTCGCCGGCCTCACCACCCTCGCCCTGATCACCCAGGTGCATTACGCCGAGAGTGCCTGCAATCTGATCGGCTTCGTCGACTGCGAGACCAAGCCGCAGCGCAGCCTGATGGCGCAGGTGGCCGCCGCGACCTTCGGCAACAACACGATCCTGTTCTTCATCATCCAGGCCGCCACCGCACTCGTGCTGCTGCTCGCCGCCAACACGGCCTTCAACGGCTTCCCACTGCTCGGCTCGGTGCTCGCCAAGGACGGCTACGCGCCGAAGTCGCTGAGCACCCGCGGCGACCGCCTAATCTACTCGAACGGCGTGCTGCTACTGGCGCTGGCGGCGATCGTCATCCTCGCCGTGTTCCAGGCGAACCTCACCGTGCTGATCCAGCTCTACATCATCGGCGTCTTCGTCTCGTTCACCCTCGGCCAGACCGGCATGGTGGTGCACTGGCTGCGCGCACTGAAACAACCGAAACCGGACCGCGGCGCCATCTGGCGCGGCCTCACCATCAATGCGCTCGGCGCCGTGATGACCGCGGTGGTGCTGCTGGTCGTGACCATCACCAAGTTCACCCACGGCGCCTGGCTCGTCTTCCTGATGATGCCGGTGCTGTTCCTGCTGATGCTCGGCGTGAATCGCTACTACCGCGACGTGGCGCGGGAGATCGAGGTGGATCCGACCACGATGTTCGGCTCGCAGGGCGACCACGCCATCGTGCTCGTCGGCAACATGCAGAAGCCCGTGCTCAAGGCCCTCGACTATGCGATCGCCGCGCGGCACGAGTCGCTGGAGGCGGTGCACGTCTCGATCGACGACGAGCAGACCAGGCAGTTGAAGAAGGACTGGGTGCGCATGAACATCCAGGTGCCGCTGCGGGTGATCAGCTCGCCGTACCGCGACATCAGCCACCCGTTGATCCAGTACGTGAAGTCGCGGCGGGAGGAGCACGGCTCCGAGGTGACCACGATCTACATGCCGCAGTACATCGTCGGGCACTGGTGGGAGGGGCTGCTGCACAACCACAAGGCGCGCCGGGTGCGGCAGAAACTGATGCTGGTGCACGGCGTGACGATTGCTCTGGTGCCGTGGCTGCTGGACTCCAGCGAGCTGATCTACGGACGCCGCTCGCGCCCGGTCCCCGGCCAGGACCGCCGCGGCGAGCCAGTGCGCCCCGTGCGCCCGGTGCAGCGCAAGCCGATCGCCCCGGCCTCCGGCACCACGACGCGCAACCGGCCGCCCCGCAACAAGCGGTAG